In the Klebsiella aerogenes KCTC 2190 genome, one interval contains:
- a CDS encoding NAD(P)/FAD-dependent oxidoreductase, whose protein sequence is MNIKIDALNYYGATKKYQLHFPALREDIEADVVIIGGGFSGINTALELAEQGITNVVVLEARHLGYGGTGRNGGQVMAGIGHDIEAVKKHVGKEGLETLFKIANLGAGIIRERIRKYNIDADFVPGYGYLAYNQRQLKTLRQWEKEFKAATPDEEIELYTGKEVQQVVGSEVYCGALKHMGGGQIHSLNMLLGSAQAAHSLGVKIFESSPVVEVNYGKQVQVRTAMGSVKAAKLLWACDSFLNNMEPEIYNKTLVTYSYQVSTEPLSDELIERISPLRGAFSDIRPVINYYRVTRENRLLFGSATRFLEYTPNDFAAWNRTLLAEVFPYLKDVKIDFAWGGPMACSANLFPQIGTLRDHNNVFYVQGYSGFGVTPSHIVCKILAEGMNGGSDRYRLLSSIPHATIHGRDSLRLLLVTAGKLMHQTAGFWKGRS, encoded by the coding sequence ATGAATATTAAAATCGATGCGCTGAACTACTACGGCGCGACGAAGAAATACCAGCTCCATTTTCCGGCGCTGCGGGAAGATATCGAAGCCGATGTGGTGATTATCGGCGGCGGCTTCTCCGGCATTAACACCGCGCTGGAACTGGCGGAACAGGGGATCACCAACGTGGTGGTGCTGGAAGCGCGCCATCTTGGCTATGGCGGCACCGGGCGCAACGGCGGCCAGGTGATGGCCGGGATCGGCCACGATATCGAAGCGGTAAAAAAACACGTCGGCAAAGAGGGGCTGGAAACGCTGTTTAAAATCGCCAATCTCGGCGCGGGTATCATTCGCGAACGCATCCGCAAATACAACATCGACGCCGATTTCGTACCCGGCTACGGCTACCTGGCCTATAACCAGCGGCAGCTTAAAACGCTGCGCCAGTGGGAAAAGGAGTTTAAAGCCGCTACCCCGGATGAAGAGATTGAACTGTATACCGGGAAAGAGGTACAGCAGGTGGTCGGCTCCGAGGTCTACTGCGGCGCGCTGAAACATATGGGCGGCGGGCAGATCCATTCACTCAATATGCTGCTTGGTTCGGCACAGGCCGCGCATTCTCTGGGGGTGAAGATTTTCGAATCCTCACCGGTAGTAGAGGTGAATTACGGCAAACAGGTGCAGGTGCGCACCGCGATGGGCAGCGTTAAAGCCGCAAAACTGCTGTGGGCCTGCGACAGCTTCCTCAACAATATGGAGCCGGAGATCTACAACAAAACGCTGGTCACCTACTCCTATCAGGTGTCTACCGAGCCGCTCTCCGATGAACTGATCGAGCGCATCAGCCCGCTGCGCGGCGCCTTCAGCGATATTCGCCCGGTGATTAACTACTACCGCGTCACTCGTGAAAACCGCCTGCTGTTTGGTAGCGCCACCCGCTTCCTGGAGTATACGCCGAACGATTTCGCCGCCTGGAATCGTACGCTGCTGGCGGAGGTCTTCCCGTACCTGAAAGATGTGAAGATCGATTTCGCCTGGGGCGGGCCGATGGCCTGCAGCGCCAACCTGTTCCCGCAGATTGGCACCTTACGCGACCATAACAACGTCTTTTACGTCCAGGGGTACTCCGGCTTCGGCGTCACCCCCTCGCACATCGTGTGCAAAATCCTCGCCGAAGGGATGAATGGCGGTTCCGACCGCTATCGTCTGCTAAGCAGCATTCCCCACGCGACCATCCACGGCCGTGACAGCCTGCGCTTGCTATTAGTCACCGCCGGAAAACTGATGCATCAAACCGCCGGTTTCTGGAAAGGCCGGAGTTAA
- a CDS encoding aldehyde dehydrogenase family protein: MSEITLLAEVTAFLRQPHGQFIAGHREAGHGAPFAVINPATGEAIAEITAADVGQADRAMESARQAFNQWREMPTLARGALLLKLADTLAEHREELAQLESLCSGKTIMLARMLELDQSVAFLRYFAGWAGKITGETLDVSLPSMAGEKYTAFTRRQPLGVVVGIVPWNFSIMIAIWKMAAALVCGCTIVLKPSEYTPLTLLRVAELAKAVGIPDGVINVVNGAGGEIAQRLITHPACAKVSFTGSVATGEKVQHSASASGKRVTLELGGKNAALFLDDLTPEAMVNGIIEAGYLNQGQICAAAERFYLPQGKLDAVLALLKDRLSAFAPGSPLDEQTLMGPLANRQQYDKVLRLIQTAREEGDTIVCGGEALPGEGYFLQPTAVKVRSEESTLMREETFGPVCSFIGYRSEEEALARINASPYGLAASVWSDNIRQALRYSQAIDAGIVWVNMHTFLDPAVPFGGMKGSGIGREFGSAFIDDYTELKSVMMRY, translated from the coding sequence ATGAGCGAAATAACCTTACTGGCGGAAGTGACCGCCTTTTTACGCCAGCCGCACGGGCAGTTTATTGCCGGTCATCGGGAGGCGGGCCACGGCGCGCCGTTCGCGGTGATAAACCCGGCGACCGGAGAGGCGATTGCCGAAATCACGGCGGCGGATGTCGGCCAGGCGGACCGAGCCATGGAAAGCGCCCGCCAGGCGTTTAATCAGTGGCGCGAGATGCCGACGCTGGCGCGCGGCGCGTTGCTGCTGAAACTAGCGGACACGCTGGCAGAGCATCGCGAAGAGCTGGCGCAGTTGGAAAGTCTCTGCTCCGGTAAAACCATCATGCTGGCGCGAATGCTCGAGCTGGATCAGTCGGTGGCGTTTTTGCGCTACTTCGCCGGCTGGGCGGGGAAAATCACCGGCGAAACCCTGGATGTCTCGCTGCCGTCGATGGCCGGGGAGAAATATACCGCCTTTACCCGCCGCCAGCCGTTGGGCGTGGTGGTCGGCATCGTACCGTGGAACTTCTCGATTATGATTGCCATCTGGAAGATGGCGGCGGCGCTGGTCTGCGGCTGCACTATCGTCCTCAAGCCGAGCGAGTATACGCCGCTGACGCTGCTGCGGGTGGCGGAACTAGCGAAAGCGGTAGGTATCCCGGATGGCGTCATTAACGTGGTCAACGGCGCCGGCGGCGAGATTGCCCAACGCCTTATCACGCATCCGGCCTGCGCCAAGGTGAGCTTCACCGGCTCGGTGGCGACCGGGGAAAAAGTCCAGCACTCGGCCAGTGCGTCAGGTAAACGGGTTACGCTGGAGCTGGGCGGTAAAAACGCCGCGCTGTTTCTCGATGACCTGACGCCGGAGGCCATGGTGAACGGCATTATCGAAGCCGGTTACCTCAACCAGGGGCAGATTTGCGCCGCCGCTGAGCGCTTTTATCTGCCGCAGGGCAAACTGGATGCGGTGCTGGCGCTGCTGAAAGACAGGCTCAGCGCTTTCGCGCCGGGGTCGCCGCTGGATGAACAAACGCTGATGGGGCCGCTGGCCAACCGCCAGCAGTATGACAAGGTCTTGCGGCTCATTCAGACCGCACGCGAAGAGGGGGATACCATCGTCTGCGGCGGCGAAGCGCTGCCCGGCGAGGGCTATTTCCTGCAGCCGACGGCGGTTAAGGTGCGCAGCGAAGAGAGCACCCTGATGCGCGAGGAGACCTTCGGCCCGGTATGCAGCTTTATTGGTTATCGCAGTGAAGAAGAGGCGCTGGCCCGAATTAATGCTTCGCCGTATGGACTGGCGGCCAGCGTCTGGTCGGATAATATCCGCCAGGCGCTGCGCTATTCGCAGGCCATTGACGCCGGGATCGTCTGGGTCAACATGCATACCTTCCTCGACCCGGCGGTGCCGTTCGGCGGCATGAAAGGATCGGGTATTGGCCGTGAGTTTGGTAGCGCGTTTATTGATGATTATACTGAACTTAAATCGGTGATGATGCGTTATTAA
- a CDS encoding NAD(P)/FAD-dependent oxidoreductase, with product MTTPLKEIVIVGGGAGGLELATQLGRKLGRRGKANITLVDRSQSHLWKPLLHEVATGSLDEGVDALSFLAHASKHHFSFQHGSVMDIDRQNKTITIAALRDEQGEVLVPERKLCWDTLVMALGSTSNDFNTPGVKEHCIFLDSSEQAKVFHQQMLNQFLRYSADPQTSGKVNIAIVGGGATGVELSAELHNAVKELRSYGYKDLTNEALNVSLIEAGDGILPALPKRISSAVHEKLTQLGVNVMTNTMITGVEEGGLHTKDGQFIEASLIVCAAGIKAPDFMKDIAGLETNRINQLVVTPTLQTTRDADIFAFGDCAACPRPEGGFIPPRGQAAHQMALFTADNIIARMKGHKLKSFSYRDRGSLVSLSGYTTFGSIMGHLPIGPMMVEGRIARMVYDSLYRMHQVTLHGYLKTGLMMLSGGINRIIRPRLKLH from the coding sequence TTGACTACGCCATTAAAAGAGATCGTTATTGTCGGCGGCGGCGCCGGTGGGCTGGAGCTAGCGACCCAACTGGGACGTAAATTAGGGCGCCGAGGGAAAGCGAATATCACTCTCGTAGACCGCAGCCAGAGCCATCTGTGGAAGCCGCTGCTGCACGAAGTCGCCACTGGTTCGCTGGATGAAGGCGTGGATGCGTTAAGCTTTCTTGCCCATGCCAGCAAACACCACTTTTCCTTCCAGCACGGTTCGGTAATGGATATCGATCGGCAGAATAAAACGATTACTATCGCCGCGCTGCGGGATGAACAAGGCGAGGTGTTGGTGCCGGAGCGTAAATTATGTTGGGACACTCTGGTAATGGCGCTGGGCAGTACTTCCAATGATTTCAATACGCCGGGTGTTAAAGAGCACTGTATTTTTCTCGACAGTTCTGAGCAGGCAAAAGTATTTCATCAGCAAATGCTGAACCAATTTCTGCGCTATTCTGCCGACCCTCAGACGTCAGGTAAGGTCAATATTGCCATTGTTGGCGGGGGCGCTACCGGGGTTGAATTATCTGCCGAATTACATAATGCGGTAAAAGAACTGCGTAGCTACGGTTATAAAGATCTGACCAACGAAGCGTTAAATGTCAGCCTGATAGAAGCCGGCGACGGTATTTTACCTGCGCTGCCAAAACGGATTTCCAGCGCTGTGCACGAAAAGCTGACCCAACTTGGCGTGAATGTGATGACCAATACCATGATCACCGGCGTTGAAGAAGGCGGCCTGCATACCAAAGATGGCCAGTTTATCGAGGCGAGTTTAATCGTCTGTGCGGCGGGGATAAAAGCGCCGGACTTCATGAAGGATATTGCCGGGCTGGAGACCAACCGTATTAATCAACTGGTGGTGACCCCGACGCTGCAAACCACGCGCGACGCTGATATTTTTGCTTTCGGCGACTGCGCGGCGTGCCCGCGTCCGGAAGGTGGATTTATTCCACCGCGCGGCCAGGCGGCGCATCAAATGGCGCTCTTCACTGCCGACAATATTATCGCCCGGATGAAGGGGCATAAGTTGAAATCGTTCTCCTATCGCGATCGCGGTTCGCTGGTTTCGCTCTCCGGCTACACGACCTTTGGCAGCATCATGGGGCATCTACCGATCGGCCCGATGATGGTCGAAGGCCGTATTGCGCGGATGGTTTACGATTCGCTGTATCGGATGCACCAGGTGACGCTGCACGGTTATTTAAAAACCGGCCTGATGATGTTGTCCGGCGGGATTAACCGGATTATTCGCCCGCGCCTGAAATTGCATTAA
- a CDS encoding YncE family protein: protein MKYTLPALALAISATLGGCATHHSAAVAQPVVNSPAANVAQPLQRQLAEGLYEMALSPQGDALYVASAEGFKDVQGGAVYKLDPQTLNTIGLTHTDLKNFALQLSADGKTLYVSNSLDGGISAIDTATGKVKNRLLFSERNEKGFPYGARQLLLLNNTLYVGAVADPAQIWVVDAATMKLKTRIKNTGKWMTGLHYSAQTGRVYAANGSGEILVINPRNQRIEQRWKPLGDKPALLLNMAEDSDTGRLFVTDNSKAKTTLVLDIHSGKLLKQLEVGDSLAVQFNGKRHEIYISQRESGKVISLDDSRYTLKKSWALPANPNSLLLSADGQTLFVTVKQPFNKDHSTKGPDSVVRIDLNEQ, encoded by the coding sequence ATGAAATACACTCTTCCGGCGTTGGCGCTGGCCATCAGCGCGACGTTAGGCGGCTGCGCGACTCACCATTCCGCTGCCGTCGCGCAACCGGTTGTTAACTCTCCTGCGGCTAACGTGGCGCAACCGCTGCAGCGCCAGCTAGCGGAAGGGTTGTACGAGATGGCGCTAAGCCCGCAGGGTGATGCGCTGTACGTCGCCAGCGCCGAAGGCTTTAAAGATGTGCAGGGCGGGGCGGTTTACAAGCTGGATCCGCAAACCCTTAATACCATCGGCCTGACGCATACCGATCTGAAAAACTTCGCTTTGCAGCTCTCTGCGGATGGTAAAACGCTATACGTCAGCAATTCGCTTGACGGCGGCATCAGCGCTATCGACACCGCCACCGGCAAGGTAAAAAACCGCCTGCTGTTCAGCGAGCGCAATGAAAAAGGGTTCCCCTATGGGGCGCGTCAGCTGCTGCTGTTAAATAATACCCTCTACGTTGGCGCGGTCGCCGACCCGGCGCAAATCTGGGTGGTTGACGCCGCTACCATGAAGCTGAAAACGCGGATTAAAAACACCGGTAAATGGATGACCGGCCTGCACTATTCCGCACAAACCGGGCGCGTATACGCCGCCAACGGCAGCGGTGAAATTCTGGTGATTAACCCGCGTAACCAACGCATTGAACAGCGCTGGAAGCCGCTGGGCGACAAGCCGGCGCTGCTGCTTAATATGGCCGAAGATAGCGACACCGGTCGTCTGTTCGTGACCGATAACTCGAAAGCGAAAACCACCCTGGTGCTGGATATCCACAGTGGCAAACTGCTTAAACAGCTCGAGGTCGGCGATTCGCTGGCGGTGCAGTTCAATGGGAAACGCCACGAAATTTATATTTCACAGCGTGAATCCGGCAAGGTTATCAGCCTTGACGACAGCCGCTACACGCTGAAGAAAAGCTGGGCGCTGCCGGCCAATCCCAACAGCCTGCTGCTTTCCGCCGATGGTCAGACGCTGTTTGTCACCGTCAAACAGCCCTTCAATAAAGACCACTCCACTAAAGGCCCGGACAGCGTCGTACGCATCGACCTGAACGAGCAATAA
- a CDS encoding TonB-dependent receptor, with product MHTTHYSSFPLRKTLLALAIGAASQTAMAADATAAKQPGEETLIVEANETSDFKSGGDLVVPAFLDGQIAHGGRLGMLGEQKAMDVPFNVIGYTSKLIQDQQAKTIADVVSNDAGVQAVQGYGNFAETYRIRGFKLDGDDMTMGGLAGVVPRQVMDTQMLERVEIFKGANSLLNGAASSGVGGMINLEPKRAEDLPTARVGVDYTSDSQVGGTLDLGRRFGDNNQFGARVNLVHREGEGAIDNDKRRTTLASLGLDYRGDRFRSSLDFGYQKKTFHGGTMGVNISSVDFIPALPDNSKNYSQKWGYSDIESEFGMAKAEYDLSDSWTVYSALGGQHSHEIGTYSAPKLLNKNGDATVGRLDTNRIIDAISGMGGVRGDFNTGAISHKVNLGYAAQVHTDATAWRMSAKNPTTNIYDNRDVAMPDNAYFGGNYHDPLVTSRSRTQGWLLSDTLGFFNDKVLFTAAARHQKVVVRNYSNATGLEDTSSRYTQSRWMPTFGLVYKPWEQLSLYANHTEALQPGSVAPTTAANAGQSTGIAHSKQDEVGVKIDYGTIGGSLALFEIKKPNAISDTAGNYGLDGEQRNRGVEMNVFGEPMLGLRLNASTVWLDAKQTKTAKGATDGKDAIGVANFYAVLGAEYDIKPVEGLTATARVNHSGSQYADAANTKKLDSYTTLDLGLRYRMRLNADQNEMTWRIGVTNVTNEKYWSGIDDTGTYLFEGDPRTVRVSMSYDF from the coding sequence ATGCACACCACGCACTATTCATCCTTCCCGCTGCGTAAAACGCTGTTGGCCTTAGCCATCGGCGCCGCCAGTCAAACGGCGATGGCCGCGGACGCTACCGCCGCGAAGCAACCTGGCGAAGAGACCCTCATCGTCGAGGCTAACGAAACCAGCGATTTTAAATCCGGCGGCGACCTGGTGGTTCCGGCATTCCTCGACGGGCAGATCGCCCACGGCGGCCGTCTGGGGATGCTTGGCGAACAAAAGGCGATGGACGTCCCGTTTAACGTCATCGGCTATACCTCGAAGCTGATTCAGGATCAGCAGGCGAAAACCATCGCCGATGTCGTCAGTAACGACGCTGGCGTGCAGGCCGTACAGGGCTACGGCAACTTCGCCGAGACCTATCGAATCCGCGGGTTTAAGCTCGATGGCGATGACATGACCATGGGCGGTCTGGCGGGCGTGGTGCCGCGTCAGGTGATGGACACTCAGATGCTGGAGCGCGTTGAAATTTTCAAAGGGGCTAACAGCCTGCTTAACGGCGCGGCCAGCAGCGGCGTCGGCGGGATGATTAACCTCGAGCCGAAACGGGCGGAAGATCTGCCGACCGCACGTGTTGGCGTCGACTATACCTCTGATTCGCAGGTTGGCGGTACCCTCGACCTGGGACGCCGTTTCGGCGATAACAACCAGTTCGGCGCCCGGGTCAACCTGGTGCATCGCGAGGGCGAAGGCGCTATCGATAACGATAAACGCCGTACCACGCTGGCTTCGCTGGGGCTTGATTACCGTGGCGATCGTTTCCGCTCCTCGCTCGATTTCGGCTATCAGAAGAAAACGTTCCACGGCGGTACGATGGGCGTCAATATCAGCAGCGTAGATTTCATCCCGGCGCTGCCGGACAACAGCAAAAACTACAGCCAGAAGTGGGGCTATAGCGATATTGAAAGCGAGTTCGGCATGGCGAAGGCGGAATATGACCTGAGCGATAGCTGGACGGTATACAGCGCCCTCGGCGGTCAGCATTCGCATGAAATCGGCACCTACAGCGCGCCGAAGCTGCTCAATAAAAACGGCGATGCAACGGTTGGCCGCCTTGATACTAACCGCATCATCGACGCGATCAGCGGCATGGGCGGGGTACGCGGCGATTTCAATACCGGTGCGATTTCGCATAAGGTGAATCTCGGCTATGCGGCGCAGGTGCATACCGATGCGACCGCCTGGCGGATGTCGGCGAAGAATCCGACCACCAATATCTATGACAACCGCGATGTGGCAATGCCGGATAACGCCTATTTTGGCGGCAACTACCACGATCCGCTGGTCACCTCGCGCAGCCGTACGCAGGGCTGGCTGCTGAGCGACACTCTCGGCTTCTTTAACGATAAGGTGCTGTTTACCGCGGCTGCTCGTCATCAGAAAGTGGTCGTGCGCAACTACAGCAACGCCACCGGACTGGAAGATACCTCTTCGCGTTATACCCAAAGCCGCTGGATGCCGACGTTTGGCCTGGTGTACAAGCCGTGGGAGCAGCTGTCGCTGTATGCTAACCATACCGAAGCGCTGCAGCCGGGCTCTGTGGCGCCGACTACGGCGGCCAATGCCGGGCAGAGTACCGGGATCGCGCACTCGAAGCAGGACGAAGTGGGCGTCAAGATCGACTACGGAACGATCGGCGGATCGCTGGCGCTGTTTGAAATCAAAAAACCGAACGCCATTTCCGATACCGCTGGCAATTACGGCCTCGACGGCGAGCAGCGTAACCGCGGCGTAGAGATGAACGTCTTCGGCGAGCCGATGCTGGGGCTGCGTCTTAACGCCAGTACGGTGTGGCTGGATGCCAAACAGACTAAAACCGCTAAAGGCGCAACCGATGGTAAAGATGCCATCGGGGTGGCTAATTTCTACGCGGTGCTCGGCGCCGAGTATGATATTAAGCCGGTGGAAGGCCTGACCGCGACAGCGCGTGTCAATCATAGCGGCTCGCAGTATGCCGATGCGGCCAACACCAAGAAGCTGGATAGCTACACCACCCTGGATTTAGGCCTGCGCTATCGTATGCGCCTGAACGCCGACCAGAACGAAATGACCTGGCGCATCGGGGTGACCAACGTGACCAACGAGAAGTACTGGTCCGGCATTGACGATACCGGAACCTATCTGTTCGAAGGCGATCCGCGTACCGTTCGCGTCTCAATGAGCTACGACTTCTAA
- the pheP gene encoding phenylalanine transporter has translation MKDASTSSDAVEESGPTLHRGLQNRHIQLIALGGAIGTGLFLGIGPAIQMAGPAVLLGYAVAGIVAFLIMRQLGEMVVEEPVSGSFAHFAYKYWGPFAGFLSGWNYWVMFVLVGMAELTAAGIYMQYWLPDVPTWVWAAAFFIIINAVNLVNVRLYGEAEFWFALIKVLAIIGMIAFGLWMLFGGHGGSKAGFDNLWKHGGFLATGWHGLVLSLAVIMFSFGGLELIGITAAEAQNPEKSIPKAVNQVVYRILLFYIGSLVVLLALYPWVEIKSDSSPFVMIFHNLDSNVVASALNFVILVASLSVYNSGVYSNSRMLFGLSVQGNAPKFLARVSKRGVPVNSLLLSGVITSLVVVLNYLLPHEALGLLMALVVATLLLNWIMICMAHLKFRAAQRRKGRESKFKALLAPASNYFCIAFLGLILVLMCTIDGMRLSAILLPVWIIFLFAAFKLLRRPA, from the coding sequence GTGAAAGACGCGTCAACGTCGTCGGATGCCGTAGAAGAGAGCGGCCCGACGCTTCATCGCGGTTTACAGAACCGACATATTCAACTTATCGCCCTTGGCGGCGCGATTGGCACCGGCCTGTTTCTTGGCATTGGTCCCGCGATTCAAATGGCTGGCCCGGCGGTGTTGCTGGGTTACGCCGTGGCCGGTATTGTCGCTTTTCTGATTATGCGCCAGCTTGGCGAGATGGTGGTGGAAGAGCCGGTATCCGGTTCTTTTGCCCACTTTGCCTATAAATACTGGGGCCCGTTCGCCGGTTTCCTGTCCGGCTGGAACTACTGGGTGATGTTCGTGCTGGTAGGAATGGCGGAACTGACTGCCGCCGGGATTTATATGCAGTACTGGCTCCCCGATGTCCCCACCTGGGTTTGGGCGGCGGCTTTCTTCATCATTATTAACGCCGTCAACCTGGTCAACGTACGCCTGTACGGCGAGGCGGAGTTCTGGTTCGCGCTGATTAAAGTGCTGGCGATTATCGGCATGATCGCCTTTGGCCTGTGGATGCTGTTCGGCGGCCACGGCGGCAGCAAAGCCGGTTTTGATAACCTGTGGAAGCATGGCGGTTTCCTCGCCACTGGCTGGCATGGCCTGGTGCTGTCGCTGGCGGTGATTATGTTTTCTTTCGGCGGCCTGGAGCTTATCGGCATCACCGCTGCGGAAGCGCAAAATCCGGAAAAGAGCATTCCGAAAGCGGTTAACCAGGTGGTTTACCGTATCCTGCTGTTTTACATCGGTTCACTGGTGGTGCTGCTGGCGCTCTATCCGTGGGTAGAGATTAAATCCGATAGCAGCCCGTTTGTGATGATTTTCCATAATCTTGACAGCAACGTGGTGGCTTCCGCGCTGAACTTCGTCATTCTGGTGGCATCGCTGTCGGTCTATAACAGCGGCGTCTATTCCAACAGCCGGATGCTGTTCGGCCTCTCGGTACAGGGCAATGCGCCGAAGTTTCTCGCCCGCGTCAGCAAACGCGGCGTGCCGGTGAATTCGCTATTGCTGTCAGGCGTTATTACCTCGCTGGTGGTGGTGCTCAACTATCTGCTGCCGCATGAAGCGCTGGGGCTGCTGATGGCGCTGGTGGTGGCGACGCTGCTGCTGAACTGGATCATGATCTGCATGGCGCATCTGAAGTTTCGCGCCGCGCAGCGTCGTAAGGGGCGTGAATCGAAGTTCAAAGCGTTACTGGCGCCAGCCAGCAACTACTTCTGTATCGCCTTTCTCGGTTTGATTCTGGTGCTGATGTGCACCATTGACGGGATGCGTCTGTCGGCAATACTGCTGCCGGTGTGGATTATCTTCCTGTTTGCCGCTTTCAAACTGCTGCGCCGCCCGGCGTAA
- a CDS encoding mechanosensitive ion channel family protein → MQELISQIAALGIKITPTTSLIITFGIIFLTAIVVHLILHKVVLRTFEKRAQASSHLWLQIITQNKLFHRLAFTLQGIIVNVQAVLWLQKGSEAAEILSTCAQLWVMVYAMLSFFSLLDVIFNLAQKFPTASQLPLKGIFQGIKLVTAIIIGILIISLLIGQSPAILISGLGAMAAVLMLVFKDPILGLVAGIQLSANDMLKLGDWLEMPKYGADGAVIDIGLTTVKVRNWDNTITTIPTWSLVSDSFKNWSGMSASGGRRIKRSLNIDTTSIHFLDEQEQQRLIQAKLLKPYMDSRHQEINEWNQQHANEPSVLNLRKMTNIGTFRAYLQEYLRNHPRLRKDMTMMVRQLAPDANGLPIEIYCFTNTVVWAEYEGIQADIFDHIFAVVDEFGLRIHQTPTGNDIRSLSGALSS, encoded by the coding sequence ATGCAGGAATTAATATCGCAAATCGCCGCATTAGGCATCAAAATCACCCCTACCACCTCGCTCATCATTACTTTTGGCATTATTTTTCTGACGGCGATTGTCGTTCATCTCATTCTGCACAAAGTGGTTCTACGCACCTTTGAAAAGCGGGCGCAGGCCAGCAGCCATTTATGGCTGCAGATCATTACGCAAAATAAACTCTTCCACCGCCTGGCGTTCACCCTGCAGGGGATTATCGTCAACGTTCAGGCCGTGCTCTGGCTGCAGAAAGGCAGCGAAGCGGCGGAAATCTTATCTACCTGCGCGCAATTGTGGGTCATGGTTTACGCCATGCTCTCTTTCTTCTCGCTGCTGGACGTGATTTTCAACCTGGCGCAAAAATTCCCCACCGCCTCGCAGCTGCCGCTTAAAGGTATCTTCCAGGGGATTAAGCTGGTCACGGCGATTATTATCGGCATCCTGATCATATCGCTGCTGATTGGCCAGTCGCCGGCGATTCTGATTAGCGGTCTTGGCGCGATGGCCGCCGTGCTGATGTTAGTATTTAAAGACCCGATTCTTGGCCTGGTGGCCGGGATCCAGCTTTCCGCCAACGACATGCTCAAACTCGGCGACTGGCTGGAGATGCCAAAATACGGCGCCGATGGCGCGGTTATTGATATCGGCCTGACGACGGTAAAAGTGCGCAACTGGGATAACACTATCACCACGATCCCCACCTGGTCGCTGGTCTCGGATTCGTTTAAAAACTGGAGCGGGATGTCGGCCTCCGGCGGTCGTCGTATTAAGCGCAGCCTGAACATCGATACCACCAGCATCCATTTTCTTGACGAGCAGGAGCAGCAGCGCCTGATTCAGGCCAAATTGCTGAAGCCCTATATGGACTCGCGCCATCAGGAAATTAATGAGTGGAACCAACAGCACGCTAATGAACCGTCGGTGCTTAACCTGCGCAAAATGACCAATATCGGCACCTTCCGCGCCTATCTGCAGGAGTATCTGCGTAACCATCCGCGGCTACGTAAGGATATGACCATGATGGTGCGCCAGCTGGCGCCGGACGCTAACGGCCTGCCGATTGAGATCTACTGCTTCACCAATACCGTGGTGTGGGCGGAGTATGAAGGCATTCAGGCGGACATCTTCGACCATATCTTTGCGGTGGTTGATGAGTTCGGCCTGCGTATTCACCAGACGCCAACCGGCAACGACATTCGTTCACTGTCGGGCGCGCTGTCGTCATAG